The following nucleotide sequence is from Scleropages formosus chromosome 4, fSclFor1.1, whole genome shotgun sequence.
CACTTTGTATCATGTTAATCAAAGAAATGTAGTGTTTAATATCAGACAATAAGCACCTTAAGAAGGACATCATTTAACTATTTCTGGTGTTGTCCAAAAgtgcaaaaaacaagaaataaaagctAAGATACTACTTTATAGCTAATGCATGAttccttttcagtatttgaaTCAGCCTGCTTCTGATCTCTTTTGTTCTGAAGCAATAAACAGTTGGATTCATAAGTGAGGGTACAAGAGTTGAGATTATCATTAGTGCATTCCTCTCTGTCAAATTCAGAGTGACACCAACTCTTGTTAACAATCCCGAAACTAATTTAGGAGCATAGTAACAGAACACAACAACAGCGTGGCTCAAACATGTGCTGATCATCTGCTTGCGACCCTCGGTGTCAGCCAGTCTCACCACAGTGTAGACGATCTTCACATATGTTGCCAGGATGAGTGGGAAGTGTCCACCCAGAAACCACATAAGCAGAATGGTGGAGGGCACAAAATATGGTTCTGGGTCAATGCAGGCAGCCCTCACCAGAACAGGATAATCACAGAAGCTATATTTGAGGAGGGGCTGGCAGTAGGGAAGTCTGTCAATGATTCCTGTCAGCACTCCTATGACTGCTATACCAATCATCCAGGACAGGGCAATTAGTGCAAACGTTCGTGAATTGGTGAGAATGCTGTGGTACCGCAGTGGATTACTGATGGCAATCACGCGGTCAAATGCCATCAAGGTCAGGgcaaaacaaagacagatgTCACCCAAGTTGTACACAAACATGTGAGAAATACATGAGTGATATGAAATGTTTCGGACCCCAGCAAGCAGCAGAGCGATCAGTGTTGTGCTAGCACTGGTTGTGAACATGATGTCAATAACAGCCAGGTTACAAATGAATATGTACATTGGCCTGTGCAGGTGCCTATCTGATGCAATGATACATATGTTAGCACTGCTACCGAGCAGTATAAGGGAATATGTGAGCAATATTAGAACCCCAAGAATGTTCTGATTGGGCAGGTGGTCTAACCCGGTGATGACAAACTCTGTAATGCGCTGTGTTGTGACATTTGATTCCAGCATTTCCCAACATGtctgcaaaaaatacagaagaagATTTTAACTttcactgaaaatctttttggGACATCAACAAGCTGGAGTGGTTTCTTGCTTCTCTACAGAAATCTAAAAATTTACATGCAGCAGAGAAAGTTTTTTATTCTTagttttacatattatataatactccatattattacattataagctgttttggaaaagagtgtcagctaaatgaataaaagtaattgtaaatgtcGACATGTTAGAACATCTACTTACATATAGGTTGGAGATGAGAATTCTTTAAAGTCCATCAATCTTCTTTATTACTGGATGACTAAACTGAGTTTTTATAAGCGCCTTCCTCACAAGGATTGTATCTATTGACACAGGGGACTTCTGCAGTAACCAAGACAATTACAGGTGTCATTACACTGATGACTGGGGTCCTAAAAAATGTACCAGTTACTaactcagtgctgctctctttATGCTAACTATATT
It contains:
- the LOC108929443 gene encoding olfactory receptor 10G4-like, whose product is MLESNVTTQRITEFVITGLDHLPNQNILGVLILLTYSLILLGSSANICIIASDRHLHRPMYIFICNLAVIDIMFTTSASTTLIALLLAGVRNISYHSCISHMFVYNLGDICLCFALTLMAFDRVIAISNPLRYHSILTNSRTFALIALSWMIGIAVIGVLTGIIDRLPYCQPLLKYSFCDYPVLVRAACIDPEPYFVPSTILLMWFLGGHFPLILATYVKIVYTVVRLADTEGRKQMISTCLSHAVVVFCYYAPKLVSGLLTRVGVTLNLTERNALMIISTLVPSLMNPTVYCFRTKEIRSRLIQILKRNHALAIK